One stretch of Streptomyces sp. R21 DNA includes these proteins:
- the rpoB gene encoding DNA-directed RNA polymerase subunit beta: MAASRTASTANTNNGASTAPLRISFAKIKEPLEVPNLLALQTESFDWLLGNSAWQSRVEAALESGQDVPTKSGLEEIFEEISPIEDFSGSMSLTFRDHRFEPPKNSIDECKERDFTYAAPLFVTAEFTNNETGEIKSQTVFMGDFPLMTNKGTFVINGTERVVVSQLVRSPGVYFDSSIDKTSDKDIFSAKVIPSRGAWLEMEIDKRDMVGVRIDRKRKQSVTVLLKALGWTTEQILEEFGEYESMRATLEKDHTQGQDDALLDIYRKLRPGEPPTREAAQTLLENLYFNSKRYDLAKVGRYKVNKKLGGEAPLDAGVLTVEDILSSIKYLVKLHAGETETVGNSGTSIVVETDDIDHFGNRRLRNVGELIQNQVRTGLARMERVVRERMTTQDVEAITPQTLINIRPVVASIKEFFGTSQLSQFMDQNNPLSGLTHKRRLSALGPGGLSRERAGFEVRDVHPSHYGRMCPIETPEGPNIGLIGSLASYGRVNAFGFVETPYRKVTGGVVTDEVDYLTADEEDRFVIAQANAPLSDEFRFEETRVLVRRRGGEVDYVPGDDVDYMDVSPRQMVSVATAMIPFLEHDDANRALMGANMMRQAVPLIKSEAPLVGTGMEYRCAVDAGDVLKSEKDGVVQEVSADYITTANDDGTYTTYRLHKFSRSNQGTSVNQKVVVDEGARVIEGQVLADGPATENGEMALGKNLLVAFMPWEGHNYEDAIILSQRLVQDDVLSSIHIEEHEVDARDTKLGPEEITRDIPNVSEEVLADLDERGIIRIGAEVVAGDILVGKVTPKGETELTPEERLLRAIFGEKAREVRDTSLKVPHGEIGKVIGVRVFDREEGDELPPGVNQLVRVYVAQKRKITDGDKLAGRHGNKGVISKILPIEDMPFLEDGTPVDIILNPLGVPSRMNPGQVLEIHLGWLASRGWDVSGLGEEWAQRLQAIGADQVVPGTNVATPVFDGAREDELAGLFEHTLPNRDGERMVLPSGKARLFDGRSGEPFPDPISVGYMYILKLHHLVDDKLHARSTGPYSMITQQPLGGKAQFGGQRFGEMEVWALEAYGAAYALQELLTIKSDDVTGRVKVYEAIVKGENIPEPGIPESFKVLIKEMQSLCLNVEVLSSDGMSIEMRDTDEDVFRAAEELGIDLSRREPSSVEEV; encoded by the coding sequence TTGGCCGCCTCGCGCACTGCCTCGACCGCGAATACGAACAACGGCGCCAGCACCGCCCCGCTGCGCATCTCCTTTGCAAAGATCAAGGAGCCCCTCGAGGTTCCCAACCTGCTCGCGCTGCAGACCGAGAGCTTTGACTGGCTGCTCGGAAACTCCGCCTGGCAGAGTCGGGTCGAGGCGGCTCTCGAGTCCGGTCAGGACGTCCCCACGAAGTCCGGTCTGGAGGAGATCTTCGAGGAGATCTCTCCGATCGAGGACTTCTCCGGGTCGATGTCGCTGACCTTCCGCGACCACCGTTTCGAGCCTCCGAAGAACAGCATCGACGAGTGCAAGGAGCGCGACTTCACGTACGCGGCCCCGCTCTTCGTCACCGCCGAGTTCACCAACAACGAGACCGGCGAGATCAAGTCCCAGACGGTCTTCATGGGCGACTTCCCGCTCATGACCAACAAGGGCACCTTCGTCATCAACGGCACCGAGCGTGTCGTGGTGTCCCAGCTGGTCCGCTCGCCGGGTGTCTACTTCGACTCCTCCATCGACAAGACGTCCGACAAGGACATCTTCTCGGCCAAGGTCATCCCGTCCCGTGGTGCCTGGCTGGAGATGGAGATCGACAAGCGCGACATGGTCGGTGTCCGCATCGACCGCAAGCGCAAGCAGTCCGTCACCGTTCTCCTGAAGGCTCTCGGTTGGACGACCGAGCAGATCCTGGAGGAGTTCGGCGAGTACGAGTCCATGCGCGCCACCCTGGAGAAGGACCACACCCAGGGCCAGGACGACGCGCTGCTCGACATCTACCGCAAGCTGCGTCCGGGCGAGCCCCCGACCCGTGAGGCCGCGCAGACGCTTCTTGAGAACCTCTACTTCAACTCGAAGCGGTACGACCTCGCGAAGGTCGGCCGCTACAAGGTGAACAAGAAGCTGGGCGGCGAAGCCCCGCTGGACGCCGGGGTCCTGACCGTCGAGGACATCCTCTCGTCGATCAAGTACCTGGTGAAGCTGCACGCCGGTGAGACCGAGACCGTTGGCAACAGCGGCACGTCGATCGTCGTCGAGACCGACGACATCGACCACTTCGGCAACCGTCGTCTGCGCAACGTCGGCGAGCTCATCCAGAACCAGGTCCGTACGGGTCTGGCTCGTATGGAGCGCGTCGTCCGCGAGCGCATGACGACTCAGGACGTCGAGGCGATCACGCCGCAGACCCTGATCAACATCCGGCCGGTCGTCGCCTCCATCAAGGAGTTCTTCGGCACCAGCCAGCTCTCGCAGTTCATGGACCAGAACAACCCGCTGTCGGGTCTGACGCACAAGCGTCGTCTCTCGGCGCTGGGCCCTGGTGGTCTGTCGCGTGAGCGGGCCGGCTTCGAGGTCCGAGACGTGCACCCGTCCCACTACGGACGCATGTGCCCGATCGAGACCCCTGAAGGCCCGAACATCGGTCTGATCGGTTCGCTCGCCTCCTACGGCCGCGTCAACGCGTTCGGCTTCGTCGAGACGCCATACCGCAAGGTCACCGGCGGCGTCGTCACCGACGAGGTCGACTACCTGACGGCCGACGAAGAGGACCGATTCGTCATCGCGCAGGCCAACGCGCCGCTGAGCGACGAGTTCCGCTTCGAGGAGACCCGCGTCCTGGTCCGCCGCCGTGGCGGAGAGGTCGACTACGTCCCCGGTGACGACGTCGACTACATGGACGTCTCGCCGCGCCAGATGGTGTCGGTCGCGACCGCCATGATCCCGTTCCTGGAGCACGACGACGCCAACCGTGCCCTCATGGGCGCGAACATGATGCGTCAGGCCGTGCCGCTGATTAAGTCCGAGGCGCCGCTGGTCGGCACCGGCATGGAGTACCGCTGTGCGGTCGACGCCGGTGACGTCCTGAAGTCGGAGAAGGACGGTGTGGTCCAGGAGGTATCCGCGGACTACATCACCACCGCCAACGACGACGGCACGTACACCACGTACCGCCTGCACAAGTTCTCCCGGTCGAACCAGGGCACCTCCGTCAACCAGAAGGTTGTCGTGGACGAGGGCGCCCGCGTGATCGAGGGCCAGGTCCTGGCCGACGGTCCCGCGACCGAGAACGGCGAGATGGCGCTCGGCAAGAACCTGCTCGTGGCGTTCATGCCCTGGGAGGGTCACAACTACGAGGACGCGATCATCCTGTCGCAGCGCCTCGTGCAGGACGACGTCCTCTCCTCGATCCACATCGAGGAGCACGAGGTCGACGCCCGTGACACCAAGCTCGGCCCCGAGGAGATCACCCGGGACATCCCGAACGTCTCCGAGGAGGTCCTCGCCGACCTCGACGAGCGCGGCATCATCCGCATCGGTGCCGAGGTCGTCGCCGGCGACATCCTCGTCGGCAAGGTCACGCCCAAGGGTGAGACCGAGCTGACGCCGGAGGAGCGCCTGCTCCGTGCGATCTTCGGTGAGAAGGCGCGCGAAGTGCGCGACACCTCGCTGAAGGTCCCGCACGGCGAGATCGGCAAGGTCATCGGCGTCCGCGTCTTCGACCGCGAGGAGGGCGACGAGCTTCCCCCCGGTGTGAACCAGCTGGTGCGCGTGTACGTGGCGCAGAAGCGCAAGATCACCGACGGTGACAAGCTCGCCGGCCGTCACGGCAACAAGGGCGTCATCTCGAAGATCCTGCCGATCGAGGACATGCCGTTCCTGGAGGACGGCACCCCGGTCGACATCATCCTCAACCCGCTGGGTGTCCCGTCCCGAATGAACCCGGGACAGGTCCTGGAGATCCACCTCGGCTGGCTCGCCAGCCGCGGCTGGGACGTCTCCGGGCTCGGCGAGGAGTGGGCCCAGCGCCTGCAGGCCATCGGCGCCGACCAGGTCGTCCCGGGCACCAACGTCGCCACCCCCGTCTTCGACGGTGCGCGTGAGGACGAGCTCGCCGGCCTCTTCGAGCACACCCTGCCCAACCGCGACGGCGAGCGCATGGTGCTCCCGTCCGGCAAGGCGAGGCTGTTCGACGGCCGCTCCGGTGAGCCGTTCCCGGACCCGATCTCGGTCGGGTACATGTACATCCTCAAGCTGCACCACCTGGTCGACGACAAGCTGCACGCCCGCTCGACCGGTCCGTACTCGATGATCACCCAGCAGCCGCTGGGTGGTAAGGCTCAGTTCGGTGGCCAGCGCTTCGGTGAGATGGAGGTGTGGGCGCTGGAGGCGTACGGCGCCGCTTACGCCCTCCAGGAGCTGCTGACCATCAAGTCCGACGACGTCACCGGCCGCGTGAAGGTCTACGAGGCCATCGTCAAGGGCGAGAACATCCCCGAGCCCGGCATCCCCGAGTCCTTCAAGGTGCTCATCAAGGAGATGCAGTCTCTCTGCCTCAACGTGGAGGTGCTGTCCAGCGACGGTATGTCCATCGAAATGCGTGACACCGACGAGGACGTCTTCCGCGCGGCGGAGGAGCTCGGCATCGACCTGTCGCGGCGCGAGCCGAGCAGCGTCGAAGAGGTCTGA
- the rplL gene encoding 50S ribosomal protein L7/L12, with protein MAKLSQEELLAQFENLTLIELSEFVKAFEEKFDVTAAAAVAVAGPAAAGAPAEAEAEQDEFDVILTGAGEKKIQVIKVVRELTSLGLKEAKDLVDGAPKPVLEKVAKDAAEKAAESLKGAGASVEVK; from the coding sequence ATGGCGAAGCTGTCCCAGGAAGAGCTGCTCGCGCAGTTCGAGAACCTCACCCTCATCGAGCTCTCCGAGTTCGTGAAGGCCTTCGAGGAGAAGTTCGACGTCACCGCCGCTGCGGCCGTCGCCGTCGCCGGTCCCGCCGCCGCCGGTGCCCCGGCCGAGGCCGAGGCCGAGCAGGACGAGTTCGACGTCATCCTCACGGGTGCCGGCGAGAAGAAGATCCAGGTCATCAAGGTCGTGCGTGAGCTGACCTCCCTGGGTCTGAAGGAGGCCAAGGACCTCGTGGACGGCGCTCCGAAGCCGGTCCTCGAGAAGGTCGCCAAGGACGCCGCCGAGAAGGCCGCCGAGTCCCTCAAGGGCGCCGGCGCCTCCGTCGAGGTCAAGTAA
- the rplJ gene encoding 50S ribosomal protein L10: protein MARPDKAAAVAELADQFRSSNAAVLTEYRGLTVAQLKTLRRSLGEDAQYAVVKNTLTKIAANEAGISTLDDLFNGPTAVAFITGDPVVSAKGLRDFAKDNPNLVIKGGVLDGKALSADEIKKLADLESREVLLSKLAGAFKGKQSQAASLFQALPSKFVRTAEALRVKLDEQGGAE, encoded by the coding sequence ATGGCAAGGCCCGACAAGGCTGCCGCGGTAGCCGAGCTCGCGGACCAGTTCCGCAGCTCGAACGCCGCCGTGCTGACCGAGTACCGGGGTCTCACTGTGGCGCAGCTCAAGACGCTGCGTCGTTCGCTCGGTGAAGACGCCCAGTACGCCGTGGTGAAGAACACGCTGACCAAGATTGCGGCCAACGAGGCCGGGATCTCTACGCTCGACGACCTGTTCAACGGTCCGACGGCGGTCGCCTTCATCACCGGTGACCCGGTGGTGTCGGCGAAGGGTCTTCGTGACTTCGCCAAGGACAACCCGAACCTCGTCATCAAGGGCGGTGTCCTTGACGGCAAGGCGCTGTCCGCCGACGAGATCAAGAAGCTTGCGGACCTCGAGTCCCGCGAGGTTCTGCTCTCCAAGCTGGCGGGTGCCTTCAAGGGCAAGCAGTCCCAGGCTGCCTCCCTCTTCCAGGCGCTCCCCTCGAAGTTCGTCCGCACTGCGGAGGCTCTTCGGGTCAAGCTGGACGAGCAGGGCGGTGCCGAGTAA
- a CDS encoding DUF1396 domain-containing protein → MMFSVRDTTMRRATGATLAALLLAGGTAACTSSSDGDTKAKGAAKDESPRMEPAAAVAKAAKNSKDITSLHYRLVGTVPEQGRVKAEASMRMKPTVAMSMKMTALDQGADGTAEIRLVDKAMYIGGGPSAAKEMDGKHWIKFDLGALEKSGLGGKSLGAGAGQADQNPAQESTFLTGAKDVKKVGTETVEGVKTTHYTGTVGVDDIRASLKGEDKATREKREKSLDQYTKMGVEKLTMDMWIDGNDHTKQFRMKAAADKGPLDMTFTFLDYNKPVTVKAPAASDTMDLAQMMKGAQNG, encoded by the coding sequence ATGATGTTCTCTGTACGCGACACCACGATGCGCAGGGCGACGGGCGCGACGCTCGCCGCCCTGCTCCTCGCCGGGGGCACCGCTGCCTGTACGTCGTCCTCGGACGGCGACACGAAGGCCAAGGGCGCCGCGAAGGACGAGTCACCGCGGATGGAGCCCGCCGCGGCCGTGGCGAAGGCCGCGAAGAACTCGAAGGACATCACCTCCCTGCACTACCGGCTGGTCGGCACGGTCCCGGAGCAGGGCCGCGTCAAGGCCGAGGCGTCGATGCGGATGAAGCCCACCGTCGCCATGAGCATGAAGATGACGGCGCTCGACCAGGGCGCGGACGGTACGGCCGAGATCCGGCTCGTCGACAAGGCCATGTACATCGGTGGGGGCCCGTCGGCCGCCAAGGAGATGGACGGCAAGCACTGGATCAAGTTCGACCTGGGCGCCCTGGAGAAGAGCGGCCTGGGCGGCAAGTCCCTGGGTGCCGGTGCCGGACAGGCCGACCAGAACCCGGCCCAGGAGTCGACCTTCCTGACCGGTGCCAAGGACGTGAAGAAGGTCGGCACCGAGACCGTCGAGGGCGTGAAGACCACGCACTACACGGGGACGGTCGGCGTCGACGACATCCGCGCCTCCCTCAAGGGCGAGGACAAGGCCACTCGGGAGAAGCGCGAGAAGAGCCTCGACCAGTACACGAAGATGGGCGTCGAGAAGCTCACGATGGACATGTGGATCGACGGGAACGACCACACCAAGCAGTTCCGCATGAAGGCCGCCGCCGACAAGGGCCCGCTCGACATGACCTTCACCTTCCTCGACTACAACAAGCCGGTGACGGTGAAGGCCCCGGCCGCAAGCGACACCATGGACCTGGCGCAGATGATGAAGGGCGCCCAGAACGGCTGA
- the rplA gene encoding 50S ribosomal protein L1: MSKRSKSLRAADAKVDRDKLYAPLEAVRLAKETSTSKFDGTVEVAFRLGVDPRKADQMVRGTVNLPHGTGKTARVLVFATGDRAEAATAAGADIVGSDELIDEVAKGRLDFDAVVATPDLMGKVGRLGRVLGPRGLMPNPKTGTVTPDVAKAVTEIKGGKIEFRVDKHSNLHFIIGKVSFDDTQLVENYGAALDEILRLKPSAAKGRYIKKAAISTTIGPGIPVDSNRTRNLLVEEDPAAV, translated from the coding sequence GTGAGCAAGCGCAGCAAGTCTCTCCGCGCTGCGGACGCCAAGGTCGACCGGGACAAGCTCTACGCCCCGCTCGAGGCCGTCCGTCTCGCCAAGGAGACCTCCACCTCGAAGTTCGACGGCACCGTCGAGGTCGCCTTCCGCCTGGGTGTCGACCCGCGCAAGGCCGACCAGATGGTCCGTGGCACCGTGAACCTCCCGCACGGCACCGGTAAGACCGCCCGGGTCCTGGTCTTCGCGACCGGTGACCGTGCCGAGGCCGCGACTGCCGCGGGCGCCGACATCGTCGGCTCCGACGAGCTGATCGACGAGGTGGCGAAGGGCCGTCTGGACTTCGACGCCGTCGTCGCCACCCCGGACCTCATGGGCAAGGTCGGCCGCCTGGGCCGTGTCCTCGGCCCGCGTGGTCTGATGCCGAACCCGAAGACCGGCACCGTGACCCCGGACGTGGCCAAGGCCGTGACCGAGATCAAGGGCGGCAAGATCGAGTTCCGCGTCGACAAGCACTCGAACCTGCACTTCATCATCGGCAAGGTGTCCTTCGACGACACCCAGCTGGTGGAGAACTACGGCGCCGCGCTCGACGAGATCCTTCGTCTGAAGCCGTCGGCCGCCAAGGGTCGCTACATCAAGAAGGCCGCGATCAGCACGACGATCGGCCCCGGCATTCCGGTCGACTCGAACCGCACCCGCAACCTCCTCGTCGAGGAGGACCCGGCCGCCGTCTGA
- the rplK gene encoding 50S ribosomal protein L11: MPPKKKKVTGLIKLQIQAGAANPAPPVGPALGQHGVNIMEFCKAYNAATESQRGWVIPVEITVYEDRSFTFITKTPPAAKMILKAAGVEKGSGEPHKTKVAKITQAQVREIATTKMPDLNANDLDAASKIIAGTARSMGITVEG; encoded by the coding sequence ATGCCTCCCAAGAAGAAGAAGGTCACGGGGCTCATCAAGCTCCAGATCCAGGCCGGCGCGGCCAACCCGGCTCCGCCGGTCGGCCCGGCGCTTGGTCAGCACGGCGTCAACATCATGGAGTTCTGCAAGGCCTACAACGCCGCGACCGAGTCGCAGCGCGGTTGGGTCATCCCGGTGGAGATCACGGTCTACGAAGACCGCTCCTTCACCTTCATCACGAAGACTCCGCCGGCCGCGAAGATGATCCTCAAGGCCGCGGGCGTGGAGAAGGGCTCCGGCGAGCCGCACAAGACCAAGGTCGCCAAGATCACCCAGGCGCAGGTCCGTGAGATCGCCACGACCAAGATGCCCGACCTGAACGCCAACGACCTTGACGCCGCGTCGAAGATCATCGCCGGCACCGCCCGTTCCATGGGCATCACGGTCGAGGGCTGA